A region of the Culex quinquefasciatus strain JHB chromosome 1, VPISU_Cqui_1.0_pri_paternal, whole genome shotgun sequence genome:
ACCAACACCAACATCGAGTTACGGATCACTTCTCCCGAAGGGAGTGGTGGCGGCGGCCAAACGCCCAAATCGTACGTCACCCGGGTCGATCTCCAAGCCACCGCCAGCAGCAGTAGTTCCTCGGGGTCTTCCGGTCGGACGCCACTTCGACGGCGATCCTACCTGGCCGCATCGTCCCGTTCGCCAACCGAATCAAACAACGTTCCTAGCACCAGCAATGCGGCCGCCGCCAAGGCGTACGAGTTCTCGGAAGACACGGAGCCGGGCGAGAAAATCAGCACCTTCCGGAAGCGCCGTCTAGCGGACAAAAAGTACGAATTCTCCGAAGACAGCAGCCACGGCGACTCGGTCATCGTCCCGTTCAACCGGCTACGAGCGCGCGGCCAAAACCCCGCCGGATTCGAAATGACCACCCATCTGCACCGCGCCTCCCCAAGCCATGGCTTCCGATCGCCGTGCGGATCCCCCGTCGGCAACCGCTACCTCCGATCACCACCGGGAATCCGATCCCCCAACTACTACCGGCACCACTCCCCGGTCGCAACTCCATCGTCCAACTCCCGACCTCAAACCGCAGCGCAACTCATCAAACTGTCCAACTTTGACCCGAAGGACTACATCTACTCTGGCAGCATGACCACGACCACAACTTCCACCAACCCCGACCAAGACATCCCCAAGTTCTTCATCGACGCCATCCACAAGTTCAACGAGAAGAAGCTCCAAGCCGCCGCCGCCGAAGGCAACAACGAAAACTTCAACTCGGACAACCTGCTGCCCTCCTCCCTCAAACCGGACCCGGTCCAAGTAAAACCGGAAAAACCAATCTGCTCGAAAAAGATCGTCAAAATCTTCGTCGAAGAGGACGACGCCAACTCGGTGGTGACCACGGAGGAGGACGACTGCATCTCGCCCGGCTATCACACCTCGCTCCCCATGGAGGTCCACGGCTCGTGCTACTCCACCATGCAGATCATTTCCCCAGCCTCGTTCCAAAAGCTGCACTGCCCCGCTGTCGTGGTCACGCAGAACTCGTTCGACATGGAGACGTTTTCGTTTCACGTCGCGAACCACATTTGCgccaaaagtgacaaaaagtacgGCATTCTGTTCGATTCGGCGTACGAGCTGACGCACGTAAGTATCGAGGCTGCGATATGCTACTCTCGAACTTGACTCATTCTCATCTTCCTCTCCCCCCCAGGTCTGCCCCCTCACCGAAACCGTCACCTGCACGATGGTGCTCCAGTTCACCGCGAGCGACACCAACAAGGCGAGCAAGTGCCACAACTGCCTCACCACGATCGACTGTCCGACGCACCGCAAAATCTACCAGTGCCGGTCGCTCTTCACCTGGAACATGGCGACCGGCGTTTGGACCGTGCTCGATTACGGCCACCTCGGCAACGGGCCCTATCTGGAGCTGAAGAAGCTCGCCTCGAACTACAACCGGCTGCTCGGCGAGTTGCGCTACTTTACGCGCAAGTTGTTCGGCAAGGACAGCACCGCCCAGGACATGGCCCGAACCTACGAATATCTGGGCCACCTGCGCGTCCTCGACTGCAACAACGAGAAAACCAAGCAGCGGCTGGTGGATCTCGTGCACATGATCGAGTTCTACCGGAAGCAGCGCGCTGGTGGTGGCGGAAGCGACGACAGCGAAGAGGAGGACAGCGAGGACGACGACTCGATCAGTACGGTAGGTTCCGATCGGGACGATGCCAACACGGTCGTGGGCGAGGCCGGCCTCACGTCCGACACGGTTAGTGATGAGGATGATAATTAGGGTTAGGAGGCGGTtaggaatttttaaaacatcgtGATACAAGATATTGTCCTCCTTCTATCCTCTCTACCCATCTCTATTCTACGTATATTGTGGTAAGCAAATTTTTAGCGTGTACATTTTACCccacacaggaaaaaaaaacactattccgCTCAAAAGAATAGCAGCGAAGTGCGCGGCAACACCACTCAGTTCTAAAATAAATTGTATTTATTGAATCCCCCTACTCCAACCATTTCCACTTGAACTGAAACAGTAGATGTTAAAACGTTTAAAAAGCTCGCACTTTGAGACGCACTTTTGGCGATTTCGTTCTTaaaatatcaaaagttttgagaTTACAACGTGTCAACCCCACTGAAAAAAGTATGGTTGAGCTTATTTTAAGCTTAAAATGAGCATCCTCTCTTCAGAGTGTCGAAAAGAAATCAAAGACCTGTCGCGTTGAAagatattgtccgtttctctcgaaagtacacgccgcgcggcatttctgGGAAGTGTCACTAGGATGAACATGAACGATAATGAACTTTGCTAACGATTTATCGGTTTAGTTTCTCCAAAAATCGATCGATTTTAGTTAAAACGTTCAAGCGTGGGCGGAACAGACGCTTTGTGTACCGTGGTGGTTAAATGCACTCGATCGTAATTTTTCGACTCACGATCGTTATTTGTCAACGCAAAAGCAATCcacattcaaaaatttaaaaattcatgaattaaaaaattcaaaaatttaaaaattcaaaaattaaaaacttcaattgaaacatttcataattcaaaaatacaaaaaatcaaaaatgcgttaaaaaaaaagcttatttttttcaaaaattc
Encoded here:
- the LOC6046526 gene encoding uncharacterized protein LOC6046526; translation: MAAHGKRFRFGQPNRGHESVLLKVLNREHSGVFAGGLTRKSRELPFREVPEHLHFCLKEIVPYCYLQGHVFMGLTACGQFLISYKASCDYDEVITSEYNFSSNYKYELYFWIYRPHFLLSKYFQVCLFDDHGVDDIKTVSMTQWKTDQRLLLVHGASEKDDCDSYVTVVRVPTLGCLDCRKLRDETAEEDGGENRVDILCIKCNMTIHTKYRNSDSGPRFNPRYNLNCPGFIIMSENSFIHTVNIRLDMSRCPARRPAASSAVLSSKYISQYPPREPTPTKEPQPKVPILAATAPPRPPTPAAAPPPPPPQSSLSIADQIIADFAEYETETCESRAATRLSSTSSSSTTTTTTTYPENFDELVITCTQQPLRPSMASPPPNVRLMNHRTNTNIELRITSPEGSGGGGQTPKSYVTRVDLQATASSSSSSGSSGRTPLRRRSYLAASSRSPTESNNVPSTSNAAAAKAYEFSEDTEPGEKISTFRKRRLADKKYEFSEDSSHGDSVIVPFNRLRARGQNPAGFEMTTHLHRASPSHGFRSPCGSPVGNRYLRSPPGIRSPNYYRHHSPVATPSSNSRPQTAAQLIKLSNFDPKDYIYSGSMTTTTTSTNPDQDIPKFFIDAIHKFNEKKLQAAAAEGNNENFNSDNLLPSSLKPDPVQVKPEKPICSKKIVKIFVEEDDANSVVTTEEDDCISPGYHTSLPMEVHGSCYSTMQIISPASFQKLHCPAVVVTQNSFDMETFSFHVANHICAKSDKKYGILFDSAYELTHVCPLTETVTCTMVLQFTASDTNKASKCHNCLTTIDCPTHRKIYQCRSLFTWNMATGVWTVLDYGHLGNGPYLELKKLASNYNRLLGELRYFTRKLFGKDSTAQDMARTYEYLGHLRVLDCNNEKTKQRLVDLVHMIEFYRKQRAGGGGSDDSEEEDSEDDDSISTVGSDRDDANTVVGEAGLTSDTVSDEDDN